Proteins co-encoded in one Actinomadura luteofluorescens genomic window:
- a CDS encoding VIT domain-containing protein, with the protein MTVRILPLPETAPPVPDHGLGALSTDRGNLPLDSVDVHASITGLAAGIEVVQGFRNPFDVPLEATYVFPLPDRAAVTALRMEAADRVIEGRLKERGQARQDYDTAIAAGQRAAIAEEDRPDVFTMRVGNILPGERITIRLSLDQLLPHESASSATFRFPLVVAPRYIPGAPLDGERAGSGVADDTNAVPDASRISPPVLLPGFPNPVRLAVTVDIDPSGLPLTQIRSALHVVAEEGDGERTTVRLQPGERLDRDFILRLDFAPHESAALALVPDESGEEGTFSLTVLPSGEARPRPRDVVLVLDRSGSMYGWKMVAARRAAARIVDTFRAEDRFAVLSFDNVIERPRDLGSGLADGTDRNRFRAVEHLAALGARGGTEMLAPLDEGCRLLTDPTRDRVLVLITDGQVGNEDHLLAHLEPRLHGVRVHTVGIDQAVNAGFLNRLAAIGGGRCELVESEDRLDEAMEHIHHRIAAPLATGLALHADGLEIVPDTVAPTRPGALFPGVPLQIAGRFRGAPSGTLTVRGTASDGTAWEQRATGIVTKDPATRSIWARAHLRDLEDRYTVGGPGDLEQRIISTSLRFGVLCRFTAFVAVDSRVATEGGTPHKVVQPVETPRGWAGAAPMAERQVSPAAFAMDMDEDLDMDMDLQRSAPPARSAPMPPAPMPAAPSGPPPMPQGAPPGYGAPPPASARPAGRPLGRARRPAGPAPSSRPAPSPLAGFQQELANVLGRLRQVPDTREERIQHLLSELLPILESIVQRMQTLSLDTKVLADLRDDLHRLRPTADQPTVSDQWTQALQVLAAFTGEAPPRRPFWKRSN; encoded by the coding sequence GTGACCGTGCGCATCCTGCCACTACCCGAGACCGCGCCACCGGTACCCGACCACGGGCTCGGCGCGCTCAGCACCGACAGGGGAAACCTGCCGCTCGACTCCGTGGACGTGCACGCGTCCATCACCGGCCTCGCCGCTGGCATCGAGGTCGTCCAGGGCTTCCGAAACCCGTTCGACGTGCCGCTGGAGGCCACCTACGTCTTTCCCCTGCCCGACCGCGCCGCCGTCACCGCACTGCGCATGGAAGCCGCTGACAGGGTCATCGAAGGGAGGCTGAAAGAGCGCGGGCAGGCGCGGCAGGACTACGACACCGCCATCGCAGCGGGTCAACGCGCGGCCATCGCGGAAGAGGACCGCCCGGACGTGTTCACCATGCGGGTGGGCAACATCCTGCCGGGCGAGCGGATCACGATCAGGCTCTCCCTCGACCAGCTGCTGCCGCACGAGTCGGCGTCCAGCGCGACGTTCCGCTTTCCGCTCGTCGTCGCCCCCCGCTACATCCCCGGCGCCCCGCTCGACGGCGAGCGCGCAGGCTCCGGGGTGGCCGACGACACCAACGCCGTGCCGGACGCGTCCCGGATCAGCCCGCCCGTCCTGCTGCCCGGCTTCCCCAACCCGGTTCGGCTGGCCGTCACCGTCGACATCGATCCGTCCGGGCTTCCGCTCACCCAGATCCGGTCGGCGCTGCATGTGGTCGCCGAGGAGGGCGACGGCGAGCGGACCACCGTGCGCCTGCAACCGGGCGAGCGCCTCGACCGCGACTTCATCCTCCGCCTCGACTTCGCCCCCCACGAAAGCGCGGCCCTCGCCCTCGTCCCGGACGAGTCCGGCGAGGAGGGGACGTTCAGCCTCACCGTCCTGCCGTCGGGAGAAGCGAGGCCCCGCCCGCGCGACGTGGTGCTCGTCCTCGACCGTTCCGGCAGCATGTACGGCTGGAAGATGGTCGCCGCCCGCCGCGCCGCCGCGCGCATCGTCGACACCTTCCGCGCCGAAGACCGGTTCGCCGTCCTGTCCTTCGACAACGTCATCGAGCGCCCGCGCGACCTCGGCTCCGGACTGGCCGACGGCACCGACCGCAACCGGTTCCGCGCCGTCGAGCACCTCGCGGCGCTGGGCGCGCGGGGCGGCACCGAGATGCTCGCCCCGCTCGACGAGGGCTGCCGCCTGCTCACCGACCCCACCCGCGACCGGGTCCTCGTCCTCATCACCGACGGCCAGGTGGGCAACGAGGACCACCTCCTCGCCCACCTCGAACCGCGGCTGCACGGCGTCCGCGTGCACACGGTCGGCATCGACCAGGCCGTCAACGCCGGCTTCCTGAACCGCCTCGCCGCGATCGGCGGGGGCCGTTGCGAACTGGTGGAGTCCGAAGACCGCCTCGACGAGGCGATGGAGCACATCCACCACCGGATCGCCGCCCCGCTGGCCACCGGCCTCGCCCTGCACGCCGACGGGCTGGAGATCGTCCCCGACACCGTGGCGCCCACCCGGCCGGGCGCCCTGTTCCCCGGCGTACCGCTCCAGATCGCGGGCCGCTTCCGAGGCGCGCCGTCCGGCACCCTGACCGTCCGGGGGACGGCATCCGACGGCACGGCCTGGGAGCAGCGCGCCACCGGCATCGTCACCAAGGACCCGGCCACCCGATCCATCTGGGCCCGCGCGCACCTGCGCGACCTAGAGGACCGCTACACGGTCGGCGGCCCCGGCGACCTGGAACAGCGCATCATCTCGACCTCCCTCCGGTTCGGCGTCCTGTGCCGCTTCACGGCGTTCGTAGCGGTGGACAGCCGGGTCGCGACCGAGGGCGGGACGCCCCACAAGGTCGTCCAGCCGGTGGAGACGCCCCGAGGCTGGGCAGGCGCCGCGCCGATGGCCGAACGGCAGGTGTCCCCGGCGGCCTTCGCCATGGACATGGACGAGGACTTGGACATGGATATGGACCTGCAGAGGTCGGCCCCGCCGGCACGTTCGGCCCCCATGCCCCCTGCACCGATGCCGGCCGCCCCCTCCGGCCCACCCCCGATGCCGCAAGGCGCCCCTCCCGGTTACGGCGCACCCCCTCCGGCCTCGGCCCGTCCCGCAGGCCGCCCCCTCGGCCGCGCCCGCCGGCCGGCAGGCCCCGCGCCCTCGTCCCGCCCCGCGCCTTCGCCCCTCGCCGGGTTCCAGCAGGAACTGGCCAACGTCCTGGGCCGCCTCCGCCAGGTCCCCGATACACGAGAAGAGCGCATCCAGCACCTGCTGAGCGAACTCCTCCCCATCCTGGAGTCGATCGTCCAGCGAATGCAGACCCTCTCCCTGGACACCAAGGTCCTCGCCGACCTGCGCGACGACCTGCACCGCCTCCGACCCACCGCCGACCAGCCCACCGTCAGCGACCAGTGGACCCAGGCGCTCCAGGTCCTCGCCGCCTTCACCGGCGAGGCCCCACCCCGCCGCCCCTTCTGGAAACGCTCCAACTAG
- a CDS encoding MerR family transcriptional regulator: MDDDTWTIAELADRAGAALAADGSAQVSGRVRDLPNERLIRWYTTIGLIDPPLGRRGRTALYGPRHLLQLVAVKRRQASGRSISEIQIELAAATDADLARIAALPGPPGTRSGGLPAPGAPHGRTTGAPGSSPQATRDAEQAPHGHSPASPESQGGPPTAPKGAEGSERGSFWSTRPDVSFHQNVDASGYGEDRPAIVQGVRLAPGLTVLLEVPNLNGDDLAAIEAAARPLLDELRRRGLLARVDTPAESPDFQPAAPPRRIQ, encoded by the coding sequence ATGGACGATGACACCTGGACGATCGCCGAACTGGCGGACCGTGCCGGCGCGGCTCTCGCGGCGGACGGGTCCGCGCAGGTCAGCGGCCGGGTGCGCGACCTGCCCAACGAGCGGCTGATCCGCTGGTACACCACCATCGGCCTCATCGACCCGCCCCTCGGCCGCCGCGGCCGAACCGCGCTGTACGGGCCCCGCCATCTCCTCCAACTCGTCGCGGTGAAGCGGCGCCAGGCCTCGGGCCGCTCCATCTCCGAGATCCAGATCGAGCTCGCCGCCGCGACCGACGCGGACCTCGCCCGCATCGCCGCCCTCCCCGGCCCGCCGGGCACCCGTTCAGGCGGCCTGCCGGCCCCTGGCGCTCCACACGGCCGAACAACCGGGGCCCCTGGCTCGAGCCCTCAGGCCACTCGGGACGCCGAGCAGGCTCCCCACGGCCACTCCCCCGCAAGCCCAGAGAGCCAAGGCGGGCCTCCAACGGCCCCCAAAGGTGCGGAGGGCAGCGAGAGAGGGAGCTTCTGGAGCACGCGACCCGATGTGTCGTTCCACCAGAACGTCGATGCCAGCGGCTATGGCGAAGACCGTCCCGCGATCGTCCAGGGCGTCCGGCTCGCTCCCGGCCTCACCGTGCTCCTTGAGGTCCCGAACCTGAACGGCGACGACCTCGCCGCCATCGAGGCGGCCGCTCGTCCACTGCTCGACGAACTGCGCCGCCGCGGCCTGCTCGCCCGCGTGGACACCCCCGCCGAAAGCCCCGACTTCCAGCCCGCCGCCCCACCTCGGAGGATTCAGTGA
- a CDS encoding C40 family peptidase, protein MSVLVPGASARPSDPPGPSAKDVERSERDVRERAAEVGRTKAMLAQADGELDRLAIAAEAAVERYNGELVQLRRAQEAYRDIQGRLAEANRRVEAARAELASFAAQVYRDNTGYDPMSSAVAGEGGPQGFMDRAGMVKMLAERRAAMFRRVEASKTVADVFRRQAKTALDEQDAATRRADEAKGLAQGAVATQQAAVQRIETDKRHLERKLGKAQARAAEVKRARERALERAQTRKFRSDFPVPKEVPPDARGAIAVEAALKWLGTPYSWGGGDMEGPTYGIAQGAGTVGFDCSGLTMYAWNKAGVRLDHWTGTQWTSGPHIPISKLRPGDLVFFATNRSDPATIHHVGLYLSDGRMVEAPYTGAHVRIASIHRQDLIGATRPAG, encoded by the coding sequence ATGAGCGTTCTGGTGCCGGGTGCGTCCGCCCGCCCGTCGGACCCTCCCGGCCCCAGCGCGAAGGACGTCGAACGCAGCGAACGCGACGTCAGGGAGCGGGCGGCCGAAGTCGGGCGGACGAAGGCCATGCTCGCCCAGGCGGACGGCGAACTCGACAGGCTCGCCATCGCCGCAGAGGCCGCCGTGGAGCGCTACAACGGTGAACTGGTGCAGCTGCGGCGGGCGCAAGAGGCGTACAGGGACATTCAAGGAAGGCTTGCCGAGGCGAACCGGAGAGTGGAGGCGGCCCGAGCCGAGTTGGCGTCGTTCGCCGCGCAGGTCTACCGGGACAACACCGGCTACGACCCGATGTCCTCGGCCGTCGCGGGTGAAGGCGGGCCTCAGGGGTTCATGGACCGCGCCGGCATGGTCAAGATGCTCGCCGAACGCCGAGCCGCCATGTTCCGCCGGGTCGAAGCCTCGAAGACGGTCGCGGACGTGTTCCGCCGCCAGGCGAAGACCGCACTGGACGAGCAAGACGCAGCGACGAGGCGAGCCGACGAGGCCAAAGGGCTCGCGCAAGGCGCCGTGGCCACCCAACAAGCAGCCGTCCAGCGCATCGAAACTGACAAGCGCCATCTAGAACGCAAGCTTGGCAAAGCCCAGGCGAGGGCTGCGGAGGTCAAGCGCGCGCGGGAACGTGCGCTGGAGAGGGCGCAGACGCGCAAGTTCCGTTCGGATTTCCCCGTCCCGAAGGAGGTGCCGCCTGACGCACGCGGTGCCATCGCGGTCGAGGCGGCGCTCAAGTGGCTCGGAACGCCCTACTCCTGGGGCGGGGGCGACATGGAGGGGCCGACATACGGCATCGCTCAGGGCGCAGGGACGGTCGGCTTCGACTGCTCAGGCCTGACCATGTACGCGTGGAACAAGGCGGGTGTGCGGCTAGACCATTGGACGGGCACGCAGTGGACGTCCGGACCGCACATCCCCATCAGCAAGCTGCGCCCGGGTGACTTGGTCTTCTTCGCGACCAATCGGTCCGACCCGGCCACGATCCACCACGTCGGCCTCTACCTCAGTGACGGCCGCATGGTGGAGGCGCCCTACACCGGTGCGCACGTGCGTATTGCGAGCATCCACCGACAGGACCTGATCGGTGCCACCCGTCCTGCGGGCTGA
- a CDS encoding inorganic diphosphatase: MDFDVTIEIPKGQRNKYEVDHETGRIRLDRMLFTSTQYPADYGFVEDTLGEDGDPLDALVLLQEPTFPGCLIRCRAVGMFRMTDEAGGDDKVLCVPATDPRMEHLRDIHHVAEFDRLEIQHFFEVYKDLEPGKSVEGASWVGRVEAEQEIERSFKRASDQGGH; encoded by the coding sequence TTGGATTTCGACGTCACGATTGAGATCCCCAAGGGCCAGCGGAACAAGTACGAGGTGGACCACGAGACCGGCCGCATCCGGCTCGACCGCATGCTCTTCACCTCCACGCAGTACCCGGCCGACTACGGGTTCGTCGAGGACACCCTCGGCGAGGACGGCGACCCCCTGGACGCCCTGGTCCTGCTCCAGGAGCCGACCTTCCCCGGCTGCCTCATCCGCTGCCGCGCCGTGGGCATGTTCCGCATGACCGACGAGGCCGGCGGCGACGACAAGGTCCTGTGCGTCCCCGCCACCGACCCCCGCATGGAGCACCTGCGCGACATACACCACGTCGCCGAGTTCGACCGGCTGGAGATACAGCACTTCTTCGAGGTCTACAAAGACCTGGAGCCCGGAAAGTCCGTCGAGGGCGCCAGTTGGGTGGGACGCGTGGAGGCCGAGCAGGAGATCGAGCGTTCCTTCAAGCGCGCCTCCGACCAGGGCGGCCACTGA
- the dacB gene encoding D-alanyl-D-alanine carboxypeptidase/D-alanyl-D-alanine endopeptidase: MPGRGRALAVLSLSLLNVFAVAAGLAVVKLTPDRRLSPQPPSVAARDLVRIAPSSAAIPAADPGSGRPPDPSALAGRLSALIGGPQAKINAVVVDAESRRPLYELRAGQPATPASTTKLATSVAALASAGPAHRITTRVVRGTGDGIILVGGGDPTLTALPPRPGAGHPPYASLTDLARQTAAALKASGTGQVRVDYDASAYQGPRTAAGWKPNYLPDGELAPVSALTVDEGRVAPSDPSRRTRVSDPPSAAAREFARLLAKNGVSARAGRSTVAQKEAVQLGAVQSPPLSALVEHLLTDSDNDVAEAVARQVAIKLGRPATFADAAQAVRQVLAGLGVAEGVSVNDGSGLSPLNRISPIALARIVSLAAGGDHPKLRPVITGLPIAGFSGTLSAPRYTVAASQGGAGMVRAKTGTLAGVSTLAGLAYDADGRLLAFAFMAGDGKGPVDPGKLDQLAAAVATCGCG, from the coding sequence GTGCCTGGACGGGGCCGGGCCCTCGCAGTCCTGTCGCTGTCCCTCCTTAACGTTTTCGCCGTCGCCGCGGGTCTGGCAGTGGTGAAACTCACACCGGACCGGCGCCTGTCGCCGCAACCGCCCAGCGTGGCGGCGCGCGACCTGGTGCGGATCGCGCCGTCGTCCGCCGCGATCCCCGCCGCCGATCCCGGGTCGGGCCGTCCGCCCGACCCGTCCGCCCTGGCGGGACGGCTCTCCGCGCTGATCGGGGGACCGCAGGCGAAGATCAACGCGGTGGTCGTCGACGCGGAGTCCCGGCGGCCGCTGTACGAGCTGCGCGCCGGGCAGCCCGCCACCCCGGCCTCGACGACGAAGCTGGCGACGTCGGTGGCGGCGCTGGCCTCGGCCGGCCCGGCCCACCGGATCACCACCCGGGTCGTGCGCGGCACGGGCGACGGGATCATTCTGGTCGGAGGCGGGGATCCTACCTTGACGGCGCTCCCACCGCGCCCTGGAGCCGGCCACCCGCCCTATGCGTCGCTTACCGACCTGGCCCGCCAGACGGCTGCTGCCTTGAAGGCTTCCGGTACGGGCCAGGTGCGTGTGGACTACGACGCGTCCGCCTATCAGGGTCCCCGTACGGCTGCGGGCTGGAAACCCAACTATCTCCCCGACGGCGAACTGGCGCCTGTCAGTGCCTTGACCGTCGACGAGGGACGGGTGGCGCCGTCTGACCCGTCCAGGAGGACAAGGGTCTCGGACCCTCCTTCCGCGGCGGCAAGGGAGTTCGCGCGTCTGTTGGCCAAGAACGGGGTCAGTGCCAGGGCCGGGCGTTCGACGGTCGCGCAGAAGGAGGCCGTGCAACTCGGTGCCGTCCAGTCGCCCCCGCTGTCCGCGCTCGTGGAGCATTTGCTGACCGACAGCGACAACGACGTGGCCGAGGCGGTGGCCCGCCAGGTGGCCATCAAACTGGGGCGTCCCGCCACGTTCGCCGATGCCGCGCAGGCCGTCCGACAGGTTCTCGCCGGGCTGGGTGTGGCCGAGGGGGTCTCGGTCAACGATGGCAGTGGATTGTCGCCGCTCAACCGCATCTCGCCTATCGCGCTCGCCCGTATCGTCTCGCTCGCTGCGGGCGGGGACCATCCGAAGCTGCGCCCGGTCATCACCGGTCTGCCGATCGCAGGTTTCTCCGGGACGTTGAGCGCGCCCCGCTACACCGTCGCGGCCAGCCAGGGGGGTGCGGGAATGGTGCGAGCCAAGACCGGCACCTTGGCGGGAGTCAGCACCCTGGCCGGACTCGCCTACGACGCGGACGGACGTCTGCTCGCCTTCGCGTTCATGGCGGGGGACGGCAAGGGACCGGTCGACCCCGGCAAGCTCGACCAGCTCGCGGCAGCGGTGGCCACCTGCGGATGCGGCTGA
- a CDS encoding zinc-dependent metalloprotease, protein MIDWNLAVQAGTRLVRPGPQVTHAEAREVVKELRALSKIAHGHVRDFTGMASELDPDPATVVDRPGWIRANVDGFRVVLEPLMEQMSERSNGGPLGGAGNVVVQAVGSRVTGMQVGAILAYMASRVLGQYELFLPPDPSGRAPTGRLTLVAPNIVHVEQELGVESRDFRLWVCLHEETHRAQFTGVPWLREYVQDQMTKFLLASDLDPGMMLDRIRDAAEAVADAVRGGDSNLIDAIQTPEQREILDRLTAVMTLVEGHGDYVMDAVGPEVVPSVQQIRSRFQGRRSGGSKLDKTIRRLLGIDLKMKQYAEGSRFVRRVVTEAGMSGFNQVWQSPETLPTHDEIKEPSLWMSRVVGTRAIDAPPKASEA, encoded by the coding sequence ATGATCGACTGGAACCTGGCGGTCCAGGCCGGCACCCGGCTCGTCAGGCCCGGGCCGCAGGTCACCCATGCCGAGGCCCGTGAGGTCGTGAAGGAGCTGCGCGCCCTGTCGAAGATCGCCCATGGGCACGTGCGGGACTTCACCGGCATGGCGTCCGAGCTCGATCCGGACCCTGCGACTGTCGTGGACAGGCCTGGCTGGATCCGTGCCAACGTGGACGGTTTCCGGGTCGTGCTGGAGCCGCTCATGGAGCAGATGTCCGAACGGAGCAACGGCGGCCCCCTCGGTGGAGCGGGCAACGTTGTCGTCCAGGCGGTCGGTTCGCGCGTCACGGGCATGCAGGTCGGCGCGATTCTGGCGTATATGGCGAGCCGTGTTCTGGGCCAGTACGAGCTGTTCCTGCCTCCGGACCCGTCCGGGCGTGCGCCGACAGGGCGGCTGACTCTGGTCGCGCCCAACATCGTCCATGTGGAGCAGGAGCTCGGTGTGGAGTCGCGTGACTTCCGCCTCTGGGTCTGCTTGCACGAGGAGACGCACCGGGCCCAGTTCACGGGAGTCCCCTGGCTGCGCGAGTACGTCCAGGACCAGATGACCAAGTTCCTCCTCGCGTCCGACCTCGACCCCGGCATGATGCTGGACCGCATCCGGGACGCTGCCGAGGCCGTCGCCGACGCCGTGCGCGGCGGTGACTCCAACCTCATCGACGCGATCCAGACGCCGGAGCAGCGGGAGATCCTCGACCGCCTCACCGCCGTGATGACGCTCGTCGAAGGACACGGCGACTACGTCATGGACGCGGTGGGCCCCGAGGTCGTGCCGTCCGTCCAGCAGATCCGGTCGCGTTTCCAAGGGCGGCGCTCTGGCGGTTCCAAGCTCGACAAGACGATCCGGCGCCTGCTCGGCATCGACCTGAAGATGAAGCAGTACGCGGAGGGGTCGCGGTTCGTGCGGAGGGTCGTCACGGAGGCCGGCATGAGCGGCTTCAACCAGGTCTGGCAGTCGCCGGAGACGCTCCCGACCCATGACGAGATCAAGGAGCCCAGCCTGTGGATGAGCAGGGTCGTCGGCACACGCGCCATCGACGCCCCGCCCAAGGCCAGCGAGGCCTGA
- the tilS gene encoding tRNA lysidine(34) synthetase TilS yields MGPDPAVAAVRLAVRRVLAGLPQGGVVLAACSGGADSLALAGALAFEAPRAGRSAGGITIDHGLQDGSDQRADAVVRTMVDLGLDPAGSIAVTVDGAGGPENAARDARYAALDGAAHQMGATAVLLGHTQDDQAETVLLGLARGSGARSLSGMPASFRRSEGVRYLRPLLELDRVTTRRACKAMGLDPWDDPHNIDPAYARVRVRHEALPALEKALGPGVAQALARTARMLRDDADALDEMASRAYSDLETSEDGCNVAVRLDGLEGLPRAVRTRVLRMAAVKAGSPPGTLAAVHIDAVDRLVTAWHGQRHVDLPGGLRAFRRSGKLLFGPV; encoded by the coding sequence ATGGGCCCTGATCCGGCTGTGGCGGCGGTACGTCTTGCTGTGCGCCGGGTGCTCGCCGGCCTGCCGCAGGGGGGAGTGGTGCTGGCAGCGTGCAGCGGGGGCGCCGATTCGCTGGCGCTGGCTGGGGCGTTGGCCTTCGAAGCGCCCAGGGCAGGGCGTTCGGCCGGAGGCATCACTATCGACCATGGCTTGCAAGACGGCTCGGACCAGCGTGCTGACGCGGTGGTCCGGACAATGGTCGACCTCGGTCTCGACCCAGCTGGTTCCATCGCGGTGACCGTCGACGGGGCCGGCGGCCCCGAGAACGCAGCCCGCGACGCTCGATACGCGGCCCTTGACGGTGCCGCCCATCAAATGGGGGCGACCGCCGTCCTGCTTGGGCACACGCAAGACGACCAGGCCGAAACCGTCCTGCTAGGGCTGGCGCGTGGTTCCGGGGCCCGCTCGTTGTCTGGCATGCCCGCCTCTTTCAGGCGCTCCGAAGGCGTCAGGTACTTGAGGCCCTTGCTGGAGCTGGATCGCGTCACTACGCGCCGCGCCTGCAAGGCCATGGGGCTGGACCCCTGGGACGACCCCCACAACATCGACCCCGCCTACGCGCGCGTGCGCGTCCGGCACGAGGCCCTTCCCGCCCTGGAGAAGGCCCTTGGCCCGGGAGTGGCCCAAGCGCTGGCACGGACGGCCAGGATGCTGCGCGACGACGCCGACGCCCTCGACGAGATGGCTTCCCGCGCCTACTCCGACCTGGAGACCTCCGAAGACGGCTGCAACGTTGCCGTCCGCCTGGATGGGCTCGAAGGGCTGCCCAGAGCCGTCCGTACGAGGGTGCTGCGGATGGCGGCGGTAAAGGCCGGCAGCCCACCGGGTACGCTCGCGGCGGTCCATATCGATGCAGTGGATCGGCTGGTCACGGCCTGGCACGGCCAGCGGCACGTGGATCTGCCAGGGGGGCTGCGCGCCTTCCGGAGGTCTGGGAAGCTGCTGTTCGGCCCGGTTTGA
- the hpt gene encoding hypoxanthine phosphoribosyltransferase, whose amino-acid sequence MDEKDLGNDLAKVLIPEDDLQAKVRGLAAQIDADYAGRDLLLVGVLKGAVMIMADLARSLHSPASMDWMAVSSYGSGTKSSGVVRILKDLDTDILDRHVLIVEDIVDSGLTLSWLVSNLLSRNPASLEICALLRKPEAVKTEIDVKYIGFDIPNEFVIGYGLDYAERYRNLPFVGTLAPHVYGGGGA is encoded by the coding sequence GTGGACGAGAAGGACCTGGGCAACGACCTGGCGAAGGTGCTGATCCCCGAGGACGACCTGCAGGCCAAGGTGCGCGGGCTCGCCGCGCAGATCGACGCCGACTACGCGGGCAGGGACCTGCTGCTCGTCGGGGTCCTCAAGGGCGCCGTCATGATCATGGCCGACCTGGCGCGGTCGCTGCACTCGCCCGCCTCCATGGACTGGATGGCCGTGTCGTCCTACGGTTCGGGCACCAAGTCGTCCGGCGTCGTCCGCATCCTCAAGGACCTCGACACCGACATCCTCGACCGGCACGTCCTGATCGTGGAGGACATCGTCGACTCGGGCCTGACGCTGTCGTGGCTGGTGAGCAACCTGCTCTCCCGCAACCCGGCCTCGCTGGAGATCTGCGCGCTGCTCCGCAAGCCGGAGGCCGTCAAGACCGAGATCGACGTGAAGTACATCGGCTTCGACATCCCCAACGAGTTCGTCATCGGGTACGGGCTCGACTACGCGGAGCGGTACCGGAACCTGCCGTTCGTCGGGACTCTGGCCCCGCACGTGTACGGCGGAGGCGGGGCCTGA